TTTAATTGCTTCTCCAGTAATCTCTGCTGCGGGCAATACTTCAAAAACAATTGATTTGAAGTTAAATTCCAATGCATGCGGACGGATCCGGAATCACGCTGTTCAATTTCTTGAAAACAAAGGCCAAATGACTGATGTTAACGGACAACCTGTTCCATCTGTATTGTTTAAAACACAAGTCCCGGGTATGGACATGTATTTAACAGACAAAGGATTGACCTACATTTTCATTGACTCCCTGGGCGAAAAAGAAAACGAAGAAGTCGACGAAAAAAAACATGATGAAAAAAAAATTGAAAAGAGGTGGAGCCGTATTGACATGACTTTTTCAGGAGCATCCATCAAAAAGGAAAATACTATAAAAGAAAAACAGTCTTCGTCAAATTACAATTATTTCTATGGACATTGCCCCGAAGGCATTTATGGGGTAAAGCAGTATGAAAAAATAACCATTAAAAATATTTACCCCGGAATAGATTGGGTATTGTATAATTCCGGAGAGAATGGATTTAAATATGATCTCATCGTTAATCCCGGTGCTAACCCCGATGCGATAGAACTTATATACTCATCATTAAATCCAATAACAATCGACTCAAGTGGAAATGTAAGATCAGAAACTGAATTAGGAACCTTAACTGAAAACGCCCCGGTTAGCTTTCAAGATAAAACGGAGATACAAAGCCGGTTTATAAAAAGCAGAGTTGTGAAAAATGAAGCGGGCATTTATAACACGTATCTTAAATTTTCTATTGGCAATTATGATTACAACAGACTACTTAGAATTGACCCTCAACTTGTTTGGGGTACATTTTATGGAGGCTTTGCTCACGAAGGGTTTATGAGTTTTGACACTGACGCAAGCGGAAATTTATATGTGACAGGATATTCCAATTCAGATAATTTCCCGGTATTAAACTCCGGTACATATTTTAGCGGCACTTTTGGCGGCAATTGGCCCGCAAATGATGCGGTAGTTCTGAAATTTTCAAACTCAGGTGTACTGCTTTGGGCAACCTATTTTGGAGGAAGTCAGAATGATGCAGGCAGTATAATAAAAATTGATGCGAATAATAATATATTAGTTACCGGCAATACAAATAGTACCGACTTCCCGGTTCTAAATCCTTTCCAACCAACAATTGGAGGCAGTTATGACGCTTTCGCAATAAAATTTAATAGTTCCGGAGCCTTGCAATGGGCAACATATTACGGAGGTTCGAATGATGAAAACAGGCACAATAATATTGCGGGAGGAATAACAACAGATAATGTGGGCAATGTTTTTATTGTCGGAAGTACACGGTCGACAAATTTTCCTGTCCAGAATTCGGGCACGTATTTTTCTGGTCTGTTAAAAGGAAGCAGCGATGGTTTTATTGTAAAGTTTAGCAGTACAGGAATGTGTTTGTGGGGAACCTACTACGGAGGCACTAATAATGATGAGATAAATTCAATTGCAACCGATGCATTAGGGGATATTTGCATAATTGGAACAACTCTTTCCGGAAATTTTCCTGTAAAAACATCGGGGGCAGCTTATTTTGATAATGCTGCAGCTGGCATGGATGCATTTGTTTCAAAATTTACAAATACCGGGATTCATACCTGGTCAACATATTTTGGAGGAACGAGCGGCATTGATGAAGGCATCTGTATTATAATTGATAGAACCGGAAACATTATTATTGAAGGAAATACAAGTTCATCGGATTTTCCACTTTTAAACCCGGGAGGATCCTCATATTTCGACAATACCTATAATGGAGGTGTACAGGATGTCTATTTAGCAAAATTTTCCAGCATCGGTATTCTAACTTGGTCCACTTTTTATGGTGGGAATGGAAGAGATGGCCATTCTCTTTCAAAAACCTATGATAACCTTGCTGTTGATCAGTGTAACAATATATATTATTACTTTTCTACTACATCTACTGATATTAATTCACTTGATCAACAATGTGGTACTTTTTTTGATGGCACTTACGGTGGCGGTGGTTGCTGTAACAGCTTTGGAGATTGTTATATTACGGAGTTCTCTGCTTCATGTAAATTACTTTGGGCAAGCTATGTTGGTGGTACTGAAGAAGATTTCAGAACACCTGTTGCTACAGACATTTACAACAACCTGTTTATTGGAGGAGAATGGCCAAATTATACATCAAGTTCCGGCCTTCCTGTTTTAAATCCGGGTGGAGGAGCGTATTATAAAAACTCACCTGTTGCCGGTGATGACAGTTTTATCCTCAAGTTAATCCCGATATTACCAACCTATACACAATCTCAGGTCAACACATGCGCCTGCAACGGAACTGCGGCACTAAATATAACATGCGGCACTGCACCTTACAATTACGTATGGAGCAATGCCACTCAAACCATTGGTAGTAATTCAACAAGCAATTTCATAACAAATATTTGTGCGGGTGCTTATTGGGTGGAGGTAAAAGACGGTGCGTGTAACCGTGACACGCTTCACTTTACAATTAACGGAAGCAGCTTAACTTTAACTACCTCTCAAAATAACGCAACTTGCAGCAGCGCAGGTACAGCAACGGTATCCGTTTCCGCAAATGGAACTGCACCTTACACATATAGCTGGGCATCAGGTGGACAAACCACACAAACCTCAACAGGGCTATCTCCCGGAACATACACAGTTACGGTTTCCGACATAAATGGCTGCACCTCCACCTCAACAGTCACAATTTCTTCACCCCCACCCCTCACAGCTCAATTTACAAAAGGCACAGCTAACTGCCCGGGTTGCGGTTGTAAAGAATGGTTATTGGTAACTGCCGCTGGCGGCACAAGCCCTTATAGTTATACCTGGCCGGATGGATATGTTAACAGGTATAAAAACAACCTTTGTCCGGGAGTTTATTTGGTAAATGTTAAAGATAAGAACGGGTGCAGTGTAAATGTCAGCCTTACTTCACCATGATACGACCATTGGGATAGCTTGCTGTGTCTGGCATTTGGCCATAAATATATTAAGCTTACCGGGAGCCTTTAACTGCCAACTGATCTCATTTTCTCTTTCACCATTTCAGCAAATGTTTTATTTTTTATTTTGCTATCTATCCAGGAAATAATATCAAAAGGATCAAGAGCGGAGGATTCATAAGGGGATTTTAAAGCTTTTGTTATTTTGACCTTGAGTTTTTTAAATTCACTTAACTCCTCATTTGTATTGATCTTCGCATAGTTTTGAATAAAAGAAACAATTATAGATTCTACTTTATAAACCTTTTTTTGTTTTTTGAAATAGCGTTGTGCAGCGAGATTCATATATTCCAGATGATCATAGTTTTTTAATTCGAAATTATTGATGAGGTTTAAAATCTTCATTGAAATCATAATATCTTCTCTGAACATTTCCTTCGGCAGGTTGAATAACTCATTTATCCAATGTAAACTTTCTTTGTAGTACCCTACACCAAAACAGGTATAGGCATAGTTACCAATGAAAACAAGAAGATATTCCTTGGCCATTTTATTTTTAAATTTCAAAAATGTGGGAAGAAACTGATTTCCCGCTGTCATTCCATTAGCCAATTGCCCCATGTGATTTAGAAGAGAAAGCTCTTCTATGTAACCATATTGAATAACTTTTATATATGCATCGTCAGTTTCTTTAAGGTTAAAGGCTGATGGGATCGACTTTATTTTTTTTATGGTATTCAGTGCTTCGATATGGTTTTTAGTCAATATCTGATCAAGTAATAAATTGCCGATCGAGTCGATATAAGCAGCCACTTCCTGTTTGTTGTTTTTATTAAGTTTTGTTTCTATTAAGGCTAAGCCTTTAAGTGCATATGTTCCTGCTTTTGCATGATCTCCAATCAGGAAATAGTAATTTTGAAAAATGAAATACTTTAATTTTTTAGAAAAGCTTGTTGTTGTAATTGTTTCATCATTCATAAGCGGATGTCGGATGATATCGTCAAATAGTTTTTTTTCTTTCCCTGATCTTAATTCGTTTCCCTTTTCTTTCATGTGCATTTCAACTTTATGGGCAAGTTGTTTGTATTCATTTTCTGTTGAAAGAAGCCTGTGAATATTTTTTTCTTCTTCGAGTAGTTTGAATATTCTGCTATTTACCTGTTTTCTGTTTATAAAATACCTCAATAGTATTCTTCTTTCCAGCTGAGCAATGTATAATATAAGTTCAAATCTTTCAGAAGTGTATGCTGTTTTTTTTATTCTAAGAAGCCTACTGTATGCATCTTCATACATGGACTTATTTATGAGGATTGTAATATGACCTATTCCTTGCATAATTACTGAATCGATCTGCTTCCCCTTGTCAAATAGCTCCAGACTTTCTAATATCTTTTGGTATAGATGATACTTGGTGCTGGGAATATTTTTAATGACACCCGACAAATCTTTATAAATATCTTTTTCGGAATAGTTCTCCTGGTTTTCAATGGCATCGAAAAGCGTTATGTAATGACTGAAGTCTTTGATGAGGTGTCTTGACACATAAAGCTTAAAATAACGCTTTTCAGACTTTGTCAGGGACTTTATAAGTCGGAATAGTGGATCATGGTTTAGTTTAGACATAATATAAATATATACTAAAAACTATTAAAAATAGCTATTATATATATATTAGTTATTATAGACATAATATAATATTGCGTAACTTGTTTTGGAATCAGGATGTAGAAAGGTTTAACTTAGATTTATGGGATGGAATTTTTAACTGATATCTCAGATTTAACCGGAGACAAAATGAATATAACATCAAATATAGCGACCTCGTTAAATACAAAGTGCTGTAATTTACAATCAGCTATTTTTATCAATATACTCATCCTTGTATTGTTTAGTTTAATTATTGGTATATGTCCCGTATATGGTCAACGCTTCGCCAATGCAATTGGCACCGGAAAAGGAGGATCTGATACAGGAGTTAAAAGTGTTGCGAGAGGAAATGGGATGAGTTTCGCTCCAAATAAGGGACAGATTGTTGATATGGATGGCAAACTCAGGCCGGATGTATTATACCACGGGGGTGGGGGTGGAGCTGATGTATACCTGCGTCTAACAGGGATGTCATACGTTTATACTAATATGGGTGAAGTAATTAATGAGGCGGATGAGTATGTGGAGAATTTAATTGAGTCAGGTATAATAACCGAGTCGGATGAAAATGAGAAGAAGGAAGATTTTTTGCGTACGCAAAATGTAAAGATGCATAGGGTGGATATGGATTTCCTGAATTGCATGACAAGCATAAGTTGTGTTAACGAAGATGAACTGGAAGGTTGCGAGAATTATTATTATGCACATTGCCCGCTTGGAGTAACCAATGTAAAGCAGTATAACAGGGTCACTTATAAAAATATTTATAAAAATATTGATGTGGTTTATTGCGGTGACCGACAAAATGGTATTAAATATGATCTGGTTGTACAACCACATGCTGATCCGAATCAGATACAGCTCAACTGGAAAGGCGCCGAGCATATATATATTGACCGACAAGGTGGCCTGGTGATCAAAACAAGTGTAAATGAATTTTATGAATCAATACCCAGGGTTTATCAGAATATAAATGGGCAAATTGTTGATGTTGATGCCAGGTATATTCTTAATGGAACCGTTGTGACCTTTGAACTTGGAACCTGGAACCCGGAGTTTCCTTTGATTATTGATCCCTGGGCAACCTATTTTTCAGGGACATCGGGTGCAATCCAATCCTGTTCAGGCAGCGATATTGCTACGGATGGATTTGGGAATGTAGCCTCAACAGGCTGGACAGCTTCAGGTAGTTTGCCGGTTAGTGCAGGTTCATTCCAGGCAAGTTACAGGGGTTCAGGTGATTGTTTTGTGACCAAATTTTCCATTTCAGGGGCACGTATTTTTGGTACATACTTTGGCGGGTCGTCAAATGATTATGGTTTTGGTTTGACAATTGATGGCAATAATGATATTTTGGTTTCTGGAAAAACTCAATCCGGTAATTTTCCAACCATGAATGCCGGCGGAGGTGCTTATTTTCAGGCTGCCAGTGCAGGAGGATTTGACGCTTTCATTGCCAAATTCACTCCTGCCGGGGTCCTCACATGGTCTACACTATATGGCGGCTCATTAGCTGATGAAGGAATAGATGTGAAAACCGATGGTGCAAACAATGTAGTGCTTGTTGGAACAACGCAGTCTGTTAGCTTTCCCGTACAGGCACCTTATCAGGCGGTAATTGGTGCTGGTGCAACACAAAACGCATTTGTGGTAAAATTTAACAGTAATTGTGTAAGACAATGGGCAACCTATTACGGAGGATCAAGTCGTGACGGTGCAGTTGGGGTTGCCTGCAATGCGGTAGGAGATATTTTTGTTACCGGTTATACAAGCTCAACTAATTTTCCTGTAATGTCGGGTTATCAAATGACTTCCGGTGGATCTACAGATGCATTTGCATTGAAGTTATCAGGAGCAAATGGTTTTCCGGTTTGGTCTACTTATTATGGAGGTTCTGATATTGATCATAGTTTTTCTATAGCAGTGGATGGTGCAGGTGATGTTGTTTTTGTTGGAAACATGAGGTCTACTGGTTTTATTCAAAGTTCCGGGGCAAATCAAACTATTATAGGAGGAGGTATGGGCGATGCTTTTATAGCAAAGTTTAATACTTCTGGTAATCGTTTATGGGGAACATATCATGGCGGAAGTGATTGGGAAGTTTCAGCGGGATGCGCTATTGATGCGAACAACAATATTTATTGGTATGGAGAAATTGAGGACAGTCCACCCCGCAGTTTTTTTGTCAGCCAATG
The nucleotide sequence above comes from Bacteroidota bacterium. Encoded proteins:
- a CDS encoding SBBP repeat-containing protein; the encoded protein is MKLNSNACGRIRNHAVQFLENKGQMTDVNGQPVPSVLFKTQVPGMDMYLTDKGLTYIFIDSLGEKENEEVDEKKHDEKKIEKRWSRIDMTFSGASIKKENTIKEKQSSSNYNYFYGHCPEGIYGVKQYEKITIKNIYPGIDWVLYNSGENGFKYDLIVNPGANPDAIELIYSSLNPITIDSSGNVRSETELGTLTENAPVSFQDKTEIQSRFIKSRVVKNEAGIYNTYLKFSIGNYDYNRLLRIDPQLVWGTFYGGFAHEGFMSFDTDASGNLYVTGYSNSDNFPVLNSGTYFSGTFGGNWPANDAVVLKFSNSGVLLWATYFGGSQNDAGSIIKIDANNNILVTGNTNSTDFPVLNPFQPTIGGSYDAFAIKFNSSGALQWATYYGGSNDENRHNNIAGGITTDNVGNVFIVGSTRSTNFPVQNSGTYFSGLLKGSSDGFIVKFSSTGMCLWGTYYGGTNNDEINSIATDALGDICIIGTTLSGNFPVKTSGAAYFDNAAAGMDAFVSKFTNTGIHTWSTYFGGTSGIDEGICIIIDRTGNIIIEGNTSSSDFPLLNPGGSSYFDNTYNGGVQDVYLAKFSSIGILTWSTFYGGNGRDGHSLSKTYDNLAVDQCNNIYYYFSTTSTDINSLDQQCGTFFDGTYGGGGCCNSFGDCYITEFSASCKLLWASYVGGTEEDFRTPVATDIYNNLFIGGEWPNYTSSSGLPVLNPGGGAYYKNSPVAGDDSFILKLIPILPTYTQSQVNTCACNGTAALNITCGTAPYNYVWSNATQTIGSNSTSNFITNICAGAYWVEVKDGACNRDTLHFTINGSSLTLTTSQNNATCSSAGTATVSVSANGTAPYTYSWASGGQTTQTSTGLSPGTYTVTVSDINGCTSTSTVTISSPPPLTAQFTKGTANCPGCGCKEWLLVTAAGGTSPYSYTWPDGYVNRYKNNLCPGVYLVNVKDKNGCSVNVSLTSP
- a CDS encoding PKD domain-containing protein, whose translation is MNITSNIATSLNTKCCNLQSAIFINILILVLFSLIIGICPVYGQRFANAIGTGKGGSDTGVKSVARGNGMSFAPNKGQIVDMDGKLRPDVLYHGGGGGADVYLRLTGMSYVYTNMGEVINEADEYVENLIESGIITESDENEKKEDFLRTQNVKMHRVDMDFLNCMTSISCVNEDELEGCENYYYAHCPLGVTNVKQYNRVTYKNIYKNIDVVYCGDRQNGIKYDLVVQPHADPNQIQLNWKGAEHIYIDRQGGLVIKTSVNEFYESIPRVYQNINGQIVDVDARYILNGTVVTFELGTWNPEFPLIIDPWATYFSGTSGAIQSCSGSDIATDGFGNVASTGWTASGSLPVSAGSFQASYRGSGDCFVTKFSISGARIFGTYFGGSSNDYGFGLTIDGNNDILVSGKTQSGNFPTMNAGGGAYFQAASAGGFDAFIAKFTPAGVLTWSTLYGGSLADEGIDVKTDGANNVVLVGTTQSVSFPVQAPYQAVIGAGATQNAFVVKFNSNCVRQWATYYGGSSRDGAVGVACNAVGDIFVTGYTSSTNFPVMSGYQMTSGGSTDAFALKLSGANGFPVWSTYYGGSDIDHSFSIAVDGAGDVVFVGNMRSTGFIQSSGANQTIIGGGMGDAFIAKFNTSGNRLWGTYHGGSDWEVSAGCAIDANNNIYWYGEIEDSPPRSFFVSQCAYQPYRYQHQPQIAGPDDEDFYISKFDPNGTLLCTTTFGGPNEEDGDQNPHTDIAIFGKYIYATGWVSDNFPVTSGAFQTTSVPRPNGGNAFIAQLCINICQPKFIGIDNVAASQTIVCPNVPIAFTSAVNKTTCSDTTLKFKWTFTGGTPNTSIVQNPTITYSTPGLYTVKLVVNNLCQTDSVIKTNYILVQPCAISASATGATVCPNSCANITAAGLSGTNPYTYKWSTGANTSVINVCPAATTAYTVTVTDASGNSATVAALVNVRFSVIATTSSSNIKCNNVVKTGDAFVQVTTGVWSYSYSWSNGFTTQWATGLTAGNHTVTVTDGDGCKITKVVTIVDPNPVASFTKPATICVGSGSIFTFTGTTGVDMRYSWTVGAPVNVSGTTSSFSYTFLTAGSYSITYSVSNQNPNYIGCSASTTNTVTVISCTGPIVTATGSSVCPGFCASVTSIGTGGTVPYTYSWSNGATTQNINSCPATTTTYTVIIKDAGGNTSTSSAVVTVNPGITVTTVATTINCNGSTGSVSASGSNGTSPYTYVWSNGSTGAVVSGLAGAGYTITVTDGKGCTGVSTATIVSPPPLVGQITKGTAACMGCGCKEWIMVTATGGTSPYSYTWPDGYINRYKNNLCPGAYLVNVKDKNGCSVNVNVATP